Proteins from one Comamonas flocculans genomic window:
- the proX gene encoding glycine betaine/L-proline ABC transporter substrate-binding protein ProX: MSRLSPLRRLLVLATAASTFAIAASAADLPGKGVKVLPLKSSIAEETFQTLLVMKALEKLGYEVQPIKEVEYPTAHIAIGNGDATFLADHWNPLHADYYKNAGGDAKLFREGIFSPNAAQGYLIDKKTADAHKITNIAQLKDPAIAKLFDSDGDGKADLTGCNPGWGCEAVIEHQLTAFDLRKTVTHQQGSYSALIADTITRYKAGKPILYYTWTPYWVSNELKPGKDVVWLEVPFSSLPGEQKDIDTKLPNGKNYGFVVNNQQIVANKAWCDANPAAAKLFSIMQLPIADINAQNYLMSQGQNKAADIERHTDQWIKAHQETFDGWIAQARAAAR; this comes from the coding sequence ATGTCCCGTCTCTCCCCTCTTCGCCGCCTGCTGGTGCTGGCCACCGCGGCCAGCACCTTCGCCATCGCCGCCAGCGCGGCCGACCTGCCCGGCAAGGGCGTCAAGGTCTTGCCGCTCAAGAGCTCGATCGCCGAGGAAACCTTCCAGACCCTGCTGGTGATGAAGGCGCTGGAAAAACTCGGCTACGAGGTGCAGCCCATCAAGGAGGTGGAATACCCCACCGCGCACATCGCCATCGGCAATGGCGACGCCACCTTCCTGGCCGACCACTGGAACCCGCTGCACGCCGACTATTACAAGAACGCCGGCGGCGACGCCAAGCTGTTTCGCGAGGGCATCTTCTCGCCCAACGCCGCCCAGGGCTATCTGATCGACAAGAAGACCGCCGACGCGCACAAGATCACCAACATCGCGCAGCTCAAGGACCCGGCGATCGCCAAGCTGTTCGACAGCGACGGCGACGGCAAGGCCGACCTCACCGGCTGCAACCCCGGCTGGGGCTGCGAGGCGGTGATCGAGCACCAGCTCACCGCGTTTGACCTGCGCAAGACCGTCACGCACCAGCAGGGCAGCTATTCGGCGCTGATCGCCGACACCATCACGCGCTACAAGGCCGGCAAGCCCATCCTCTACTACACCTGGACGCCCTACTGGGTGAGCAACGAGCTCAAGCCCGGCAAGGACGTGGTCTGGCTGGAAGTGCCGTTTTCCTCGCTGCCCGGTGAGCAGAAGGACATCGACACCAAGCTGCCCAACGGCAAGAACTACGGCTTCGTAGTGAACAATCAGCAGATCGTGGCCAACAAGGCCTGGTGCGACGCCAATCCGGCCGCGGCCAAGCTGTTTTCCATCATGCAGCTGCCGATTGCCGACATCAACGCGCAAAATTACCTGATGAGCCAGGGCCAGAACAAGGCCGCCGACATCGAGCGCCACACCGACCAGTGGATCAAGGCGCACCAGGAAACCTTTGACGGCTGGATCGCCCAGGCCCGCGCCGCCGCCCGCTGA